Proteins encoded by one window of Bryobacteraceae bacterium:
- a CDS encoding DUF1553 domain-containing protein, which produces MRLCLLTLAAAVSLPAVEFNRDIRPILSDRCFFCHGPDNNNRKANLRLDVESGAKTKSIVVPGKPAESKLYQRVTSTNKALRMPPAYAGHAALTESQVNLIREWIESGAPWEGHWSFISPEKAALPAVKDTAWPRNAIDHYILARLEARGLHPSPEASKATLLRRLWLDLAGLPPPAAEAAEFLADTSPGAYEKQVDRVLASSAHAERMAIRWLEAARYADTNGYQSDGVRDMWRWRDWVIDAFRSNMPFDQFTIEQIAGDLLPNATLSQKVATGFHRNHRTSAEGGIIDEEFRTEYVADRTETTSTVWLGLTMGCARCHDHKYDPMTQRDFYSLFAFFNNVPEKGFVYNFGNEPPFVTAPTPEQQVKLDSLEAAASAAERRWDSLQGKIAAAQRKWENSLAKSPELDWRPTEGLLTHQLVESSATFDGGPGRDLGAGIGAFDHRDPLTLAAWVNPAEEKGCILSRASDYWEGTGYGIHLVEGRVRFHFIFRWTDLGMRVETKSKLPLHKWSHVAVTYDGGMKAAGTHIYVDGVEQELNILFDQHLWPIKQKAPFLIGAGSGRTFRGSVRDVLVYDRALIPREISTLPLEEPLAAAAKSKERTKQQQARLDLAFLDRYLPADLQAARDAAREARAERNRYFATLPTVMVMREGPVREAHILKRGAYDQPGDPVSAAVPAFLPPLPAGARADRLGLARWLVSRDNPLTARVTVNRLWQSIFGAGLVKTTEDFGSQGEWPIHQDVLDWLASDFMDSGWNLRRVTKSIVMSAAYRQSSVVTPEMLAADPENRLYARAPRFRLPAETIRDQALAVAGLLNDAVGGPSVKPYQPANLWRELSFSGGDYEADKGGALYRRSLYTYWRRTIAPPSMVAFDSPTRETCTVRATRTNTPLQALNLMNDVTYVEAARQLAAHIHDAAPDDDGRIRAAYLRALARPPTAKESATLETFLAKMRARYTHDAKAAADLLAHGDSAAPASIAPAELAAWTTIASLVLNLDETVTRE; this is translated from the coding sequence ATGCGCCTTTGCCTGCTCACGCTCGCCGCCGCCGTGTCACTCCCGGCGGTCGAGTTCAACCGTGATATCCGGCCGATCCTCTCGGATCGCTGCTTCTTCTGCCACGGCCCCGACAACAACAACCGCAAGGCCAACCTCCGGCTCGACGTTGAATCCGGCGCCAAGACGAAGTCCATCGTTGTCCCCGGCAAGCCTGCCGAGAGCAAGCTCTACCAGCGCGTCACCTCGACGAACAAAGCCCTCCGTATGCCGCCCGCCTACGCCGGCCACGCCGCGCTCACGGAGTCCCAGGTGAACCTCATCCGCGAGTGGATCGAATCCGGCGCGCCCTGGGAAGGGCACTGGTCGTTCATTTCGCCGGAAAAGGCGGCTCTCCCCGCCGTCAAAGATACCGCCTGGCCGCGCAACGCGATCGATCACTACATCCTCGCCCGCCTGGAAGCGCGAGGACTCCACCCCTCGCCCGAAGCATCGAAAGCCACCCTCCTTCGCCGCCTCTGGCTCGACCTCGCCGGCCTCCCGCCGCCCGCAGCCGAAGCCGCCGAATTCCTCGCCGACACCTCGCCCGGCGCCTACGAAAAGCAGGTCGACCGCGTCCTCGCCTCCTCCGCCCACGCCGAGCGCATGGCCATCCGCTGGCTCGAGGCCGCCCGCTACGCCGACACCAATGGCTACCAGTCCGACGGCGTCCGCGACATGTGGCGCTGGCGCGATTGGGTCATCGACGCCTTCCGCTCCAACATGCCGTTCGACCAGTTCACCATCGAACAGATCGCCGGTGACCTGCTCCCAAACGCCACCCTGTCCCAGAAGGTCGCCACCGGCTTCCATCGCAATCACCGCACATCGGCCGAAGGCGGCATCATCGACGAAGAGTTCCGCACCGAGTACGTCGCCGACCGTACCGAAACCACTTCCACCGTCTGGCTCGGCCTCACCATGGGCTGCGCGCGCTGCCACGACCATAAGTACGACCCGATGACCCAGCGCGACTTCTACAGTCTCTTCGCTTTCTTCAACAACGTCCCCGAGAAAGGCTTCGTCTACAACTTCGGCAACGAGCCGCCCTTCGTCACCGCGCCAACGCCCGAGCAGCAGGTGAAGCTCGACTCACTCGAAGCCGCCGCCTCCGCCGCCGAGCGCCGCTGGGATTCGCTCCAGGGCAAGATCGCCGCCGCGCAGCGGAAGTGGGAGAACTCGCTCGCGAAGTCGCCCGAACTCGACTGGCGGCCCACCGAAGGCCTGCTCACGCACCAACTGGTCGAAAGCTCCGCGACGTTCGATGGCGGCCCCGGCCGCGACCTCGGCGCCGGGATCGGCGCGTTCGATCACCGCGACCCGCTCACGCTCGCCGCCTGGGTGAACCCTGCCGAAGAGAAAGGCTGTATCCTCTCCCGCGCCAGCGACTATTGGGAAGGCACCGGCTATGGTATCCACCTCGTCGAAGGCCGCGTGCGCTTCCACTTCATCTTCCGATGGACCGATCTCGGCATGCGCGTCGAAACGAAGTCGAAGCTGCCGCTCCACAAGTGGTCTCACGTCGCCGTTACCTACGACGGCGGCATGAAGGCGGCCGGCACGCACATCTACGTCGACGGCGTCGAGCAGGAGCTGAACATCCTCTTCGATCAGCATCTGTGGCCGATCAAACAAAAGGCGCCGTTCCTGATCGGTGCTGGTTCGGGCCGGACGTTCCGTGGGTCCGTGCGCGACGTCCTGGTGTACGACCGCGCCCTCATTCCTCGCGAAATCAGCACATTGCCGCTCGAAGAGCCGCTCGCCGCGGCCGCGAAATCGAAGGAACGAACCAAACAACAGCAGGCCCGGCTGGACCTCGCCTTCCTCGACCGCTACCTTCCGGCGGACCTCCAGGCCGCCCGCGACGCCGCCCGCGAAGCACGCGCCGAACGCAACCGCTACTTCGCCACCCTCCCCACCGTCATGGTGATGCGGGAAGGCCCCGTGCGCGAGGCGCACATCCTGAAACGCGGCGCCTACGATCAGCCCGGAGACCCCGTCTCCGCCGCAGTGCCCGCCTTCCTGCCACCCCTCCCCGCCGGCGCCCGCGCGGACCGGCTCGGTCTCGCCCGCTGGCTCGTCTCCCGCGACAACCCCCTCACCGCCCGCGTTACCGTCAACCGTTTGTGGCAATCGATCTTCGGCGCCGGCCTCGTCAAGACCACCGAAGATTTCGGCTCCCAGGGCGAGTGGCCCATCCACCAGGACGTGCTCGATTGGCTCGCTTCCGATTTCATGGATTCCGGCTGGAACCTCCGCCGCGTCACCAAGTCCATCGTCATGAGCGCGGCCTACCGGCAAAGCTCCGTGGTCACTCCGGAGATGCTCGCCGCCGATCCCGAGAATCGCCTCTACGCCCGAGCCCCGCGCTTCCGCCTGCCCGCTGAAACGATCCGCGATCAGGCGCTCGCCGTCGCCGGCCTCCTCAACGACGCTGTCGGCGGACCGTCGGTGAAGCCCTACCAGCCCGCCAATCTCTGGCGCGAGCTCTCCTTCAGCGGCGGCGATTACGAAGCGGACAAAGGCGGCGCGCTCTATCGCCGCAGCCTCTATACATACTGGCGCCGCACGATCGCACCGCCCTCGATGGTCGCGTTCGATTCACCCACCCGCGAAACCTGCACCGTCCGCGCCACCCGCACCAACACGCCGCTGCAGGCATTGAATCTGATGAACGACGTCACCTACGTCGAAGCCGCGCGTCAGCTCGCCGCCCACATCCACGACGCCGCGCCGGACGACGACGGCCGCATCCGCGCCGCCTACCTGCGCGCCCTCGCCCGCCCACCCACGGCGAAGGAATCCGCCACGCTCGAGACCTTCCTCGCGAAGATGCGCGCCCGCTACACTCACGACGCCAAGGCCGCCGCCGACCTGCTCGCCCACGGCGATTCCGCCGCTCCGGCATCCATCGCCCCGGCCGAGCTCGCCGCCTGGACCACCATCGCCAGCCTCGTGCTCAACCTCGACGAAACCGTTACTCGAGAGTAA
- a CDS encoding error-prone DNA polymerase, which yields MTDRPYIELRARSAFSFLEGGATPEDLAETAAGKGLSAMALLDRDGVYGAPRFHMAAKKSGIRALIGAEVTCLDGRRYPLLAATRDGYRNLCRLLTRMKLRAPRKGVGAVSHDELHAYREGLLCLDIDGVDLYGREATVAAVERHHDAREEARNRVIVDKARHHEVPVAAVNGVAFARPEQREVTDALTCIRHKVTLAEAGRRLHRNAERYVKGAREMARLFADMPEAIANTVRVAERVEYTLADLGYEFPRYPTPGGEPMAAYLRTIAEAGARRRYVPYYEKARRQIERELTLIEKLELAGYFLIVWDIVEFCRREGILVQGRGSAANSAVCYSLGITAVDPVGMDLLFERFLSEERGEWPDIDLDLPSGDQRERAIQYVYQRYGQLGAAMTANVITYRGRSAAREMGKVLGFEEQECARLAALVPVWGWKNPEEGAREHFAQAGLDIRDPRVGKFYELFTAVQDLPRHLGQHSGGMVICQEQLDSVVPLEPATMPGRVVVQWDKEDCADLGIIKVDLLGLGMMAVLEECIDRVQGAYGETVDLAHLPPDDPRVYAALQSADTIGMFQVESRAQMSSLPRVRPRNFYDIVVQVALIRPGPIVGKMVHPYVRRRQGKEPAECLHPSLEPVLRRTLGVPLFQEQLLRMAMIVSGFTGGEAEELRRALGFKRSEKRMAEIETKLRAGMTRNGIVGAAQDTIVQSITSFALYGFPESHAASFALLAYASAWLKCNYPAVFTAALLNNQPMGFYHPATIVKDAQRRGVRVLPVDVGVSEWFCTVRKGGGASRVEEMRLGLCYARSLRREAGDAIVARRPFASVSDLGRRVPELSRQDLRRLASIGALNSIGGIHRRDALWDAERAARPVGPLFDYVEEQTGSPLAPMDDGERMVSDFLGTGLTIGRHVMAHRRPQLEGVWRACELHSLPNGLWVKVAGVVIVRQRPGTAKGFVFLSLEDETGVANVIIEPDTFEREKQTVIGSPILLIEGVLQNQEGVVSVKARRTTGLGGVAAPSHDFH from the coding sequence ATGACGGACCGCCCGTACATCGAGCTCCGCGCCCGTTCTGCCTTTTCCTTCCTCGAAGGCGGAGCCACGCCCGAGGATCTCGCCGAAACCGCTGCCGGCAAGGGTTTGAGCGCCATGGCCCTGCTCGACCGTGACGGCGTCTACGGCGCGCCGCGATTCCATATGGCCGCGAAGAAGTCCGGCATCCGCGCGCTGATCGGGGCGGAGGTGACGTGCCTTGATGGCCGCCGCTATCCGCTGCTCGCCGCCACCCGCGACGGGTATCGCAACCTCTGCCGGCTGCTTACCCGCATGAAGCTGCGCGCCCCGCGAAAGGGCGTGGGCGCGGTTTCTCACGACGAGTTGCATGCCTATCGCGAGGGGCTGCTGTGCCTCGATATCGACGGCGTGGACCTCTACGGGCGCGAGGCGACGGTGGCGGCGGTGGAGCGTCACCACGACGCCCGCGAGGAGGCGCGCAACCGGGTGATCGTGGATAAAGCCCGCCATCACGAAGTGCCGGTGGCGGCTGTGAACGGCGTCGCGTTCGCGCGTCCGGAGCAGCGCGAGGTCACCGATGCGCTCACCTGCATCCGGCACAAGGTGACGCTCGCCGAAGCGGGACGCCGGCTCCATCGGAACGCGGAGCGCTATGTGAAGGGGGCGCGTGAGATGGCGCGGCTGTTCGCCGATATGCCCGAGGCGATCGCGAACACGGTGCGCGTGGCCGAACGCGTGGAGTACACGCTGGCCGATCTCGGCTACGAGTTCCCACGCTATCCCACGCCAGGCGGTGAGCCGATGGCGGCGTATCTGCGTACCATCGCCGAGGCGGGCGCGCGGCGGCGGTATGTTCCCTATTACGAGAAAGCGCGGAGGCAGATCGAGCGCGAGTTGACTCTCATTGAGAAGCTGGAACTGGCCGGGTACTTTCTGATTGTTTGGGACATCGTCGAGTTCTGCCGGCGCGAGGGGATTCTGGTGCAGGGGCGTGGATCTGCGGCGAACTCGGCGGTCTGTTATTCGCTCGGGATCACGGCGGTGGACCCGGTGGGCATGGACCTCCTGTTCGAACGTTTTCTCTCCGAAGAACGGGGCGAGTGGCCCGACATCGATCTCGACCTGCCTTCGGGCGATCAGCGCGAGCGCGCGATTCAATACGTCTATCAGCGCTACGGTCAGTTGGGCGCGGCGATGACGGCGAACGTGATCACCTACCGCGGGCGGTCCGCGGCTCGGGAGATGGGCAAGGTGCTGGGGTTCGAGGAGCAGGAGTGCGCGCGGCTGGCGGCGCTGGTGCCGGTGTGGGGATGGAAGAATCCGGAGGAAGGCGCGCGCGAACACTTCGCGCAGGCGGGGCTGGATATTCGCGATCCGCGGGTGGGCAAGTTCTACGAGTTGTTCACCGCTGTGCAGGATCTACCGCGGCATCTAGGGCAGCATTCGGGCGGGATGGTGATCTGCCAGGAGCAGCTCGACTCGGTGGTGCCGCTGGAGCCGGCGACGATGCCGGGCCGCGTTGTCGTGCAGTGGGACAAGGAAGACTGCGCCGATCTCGGCATTATCAAGGTGGATCTATTGGGGCTGGGCATGATGGCGGTGCTCGAGGAATGCATTGATCGCGTCCAAGGCGCCTATGGAGAAACGGTGGATCTGGCGCATCTGCCGCCGGACGATCCGCGCGTCTACGCGGCGCTGCAATCGGCCGATACCATCGGCATGTTTCAGGTGGAGAGCCGGGCGCAGATGTCGTCGCTGCCGCGCGTGCGTCCGCGCAACTTCTACGACATCGTGGTGCAGGTGGCTCTCATCCGGCCGGGGCCGATCGTGGGGAAGATGGTGCATCCGTACGTGCGGCGGCGTCAGGGGAAGGAACCGGCCGAGTGCCTGCATCCGTCGCTCGAGCCAGTGCTGCGGCGGACGCTTGGGGTGCCGTTGTTCCAGGAGCAACTGCTGCGTATGGCGATGATCGTTTCCGGCTTCACCGGAGGCGAGGCGGAGGAACTGCGGCGCGCGCTCGGGTTCAAGCGCAGTGAGAAGCGGATGGCCGAAATCGAGACGAAGCTGCGCGCGGGGATGACGCGCAACGGGATCGTGGGCGCGGCGCAGGATACGATCGTGCAGTCGATCACGTCGTTCGCGCTGTATGGATTCCCGGAATCGCACGCGGCGAGTTTCGCACTGCTGGCGTATGCGAGCGCATGGCTGAAGTGCAACTACCCGGCGGTGTTCACGGCGGCGCTGCTCAACAATCAGCCGATGGGTTTCTATCATCCGGCGACCATCGTGAAGGATGCGCAGCGGCGCGGCGTGCGGGTGCTCCCGGTGGATGTCGGCGTCTCCGAGTGGTTTTGCACGGTGCGGAAAGGCGGCGGCGCGTCGCGCGTGGAGGAGATGCGGCTGGGGTTGTGTTACGCGCGGAGCCTGCGGCGCGAGGCGGGCGATGCGATTGTGGCGCGGCGTCCGTTTGCGAGCGTGTCCGATCTGGGGCGGCGCGTGCCGGAGTTGAGCCGGCAGGATCTGCGGCGGCTCGCGTCGATCGGGGCGCTGAATTCGATCGGCGGGATTCACCGGCGGGATGCGTTGTGGGACGCGGAGCGGGCTGCTCGTCCGGTGGGTCCGCTGTTCGACTACGTGGAGGAGCAGACCGGCTCGCCGCTCGCGCCGATGGACGATGGCGAACGCATGGTGAGCGATTTTCTCGGCACGGGGCTGACGATCGGGCGGCACGTGATGGCGCATCGCCGGCCGCAGTTGGAAGGCGTCTGGCGCGCGTGCGAGCTGCATTCGCTGCCGAACGGGCTGTGGGTGAAGGTAGCCGGCGTGGTGATCGTGCGGCAGCGTCCAGGGACGGCGAAGGGGTTCGTATTTCTGAGCCTCGAAGATGAAACCGGGGTGGCGAACGTGATCATCGAGCCGGATACGTTCGAGCGGGAGAAGCAGACGGTGATCGGGTCGCCGATCTTGCTGATCGAGGGGGTGCTGCAGAACCAGGAGGGCGTGGTGTCGGTGAAGGCGCGGCGGACGACAGGACTGGGCGGAGTGGCCGCGCCATCACACGATTTTCATTAG
- a CDS encoding cytochrome c peroxidase: protein MIPRRFFLLGAIPAMLLGQDFIPLRARSWTTTMPDAAPVFPIGKRVPASHPLGLPPVPVPDDTPLTEETIALGRKLFFDPVLSRDRTVSCASCHTPSTLLSDPRRVSTGVGGKPGARQSMTIVDAVYGFSLFWDGRALTLEEQASRPVADPDEMAHSLLGVERKLGADPEYVRLFAEAWGPGPIRWEMVAKSIASYERTLLSGNSPFDRYFYGGDKTAMNESAIRGLELFRMATLLGPNCVSCHRILPEHATFTEVRFHNTGVAWDPDDQSFRDVGHYAVTGDPKDLGAFKVPTLRNIALTAPYMHDGSMKTLEEVVDFYFEGGRPNPHLSGVMPHHGVPAIPPEQVPQAKADLVEFMKALTGDLPAGVHAAGGE from the coding sequence ATGATCCCGCGCCGATTTTTTCTTCTGGGCGCGATCCCCGCAATGCTGCTGGGGCAGGATTTCATTCCGCTTCGGGCGCGTAGTTGGACGACGACGATGCCCGACGCCGCACCCGTGTTTCCAATCGGTAAGCGCGTCCCCGCGTCCCATCCGCTGGGGCTGCCGCCGGTTCCCGTCCCCGACGATACGCCGCTTACCGAGGAGACGATCGCGCTCGGCCGGAAGCTGTTTTTCGATCCCGTGCTCTCGCGGGATCGCACGGTTTCGTGCGCCTCGTGCCACACGCCGTCGACGTTGCTTTCCGACCCACGCCGTGTGTCCACCGGGGTCGGCGGCAAGCCCGGTGCGCGCCAAAGCATGACGATCGTCGACGCCGTGTACGGGTTTTCGCTCTTCTGGGACGGCCGCGCTCTGACGCTCGAGGAGCAGGCGTCGCGGCCGGTGGCGGATCCGGACGAGATGGCGCACTCGCTGCTGGGCGTCGAACGGAAGCTTGGCGCGGATCCGGAATACGTGCGGCTGTTCGCCGAGGCGTGGGGTCCGGGTCCGATCCGCTGGGAGATGGTGGCAAAGTCGATTGCATCGTACGAACGGACTCTGCTGAGCGGCAACTCGCCGTTCGACCGCTATTTCTATGGCGGGGACAAGACAGCGATGAACGAATCCGCGATTCGCGGCCTCGAGCTGTTCCGCATGGCGACGCTGCTGGGGCCCAACTGCGTGAGCTGCCACCGCATTCTTCCCGAGCACGCCACCTTCACCGAAGTACGGTTTCACAACACCGGCGTGGCGTGGGACCCGGACGATCAGAGTTTCCGCGACGTAGGCCACTATGCGGTAACCGGCGATCCGAAAGACCTGGGGGCGTTCAAGGTGCCGACGCTGCGCAACATCGCGCTTACCGCGCCCTACATGCACGACGGCAGCATGAAGACGCTGGAGGAAGTGGTGGATTTCTACTTCGAAGGCGGCCGCCCGAATCCGCATCTTTCCGGAGTGATGCCGCACCACGGCGTGCCCGCCATCCCGCCGGAGCAGGTTCCGCAGGCCAAGGCGGATCTGGTGGAGTTTATGAAGGCGCTCACGGGAGATCTTCCGGCGGGCGTTCATGCCGCGGGGGGAGAGTAA
- a CDS encoding carbohydrate-binding family 9-like protein: MLWILLLLAAGDVPKRYECGRAREAPVIDGRLDDAAWARAPWTDAFVDIEGDAKPAPRFRTRAKMLWDDKYFYVAAEMEEPHVWGTLTKHDSVIFHDNDFEVFIDPNGDTNEYYEFEMNALNTGWDLFLDKPYRFKGKARNEWEIPGLKTGVHVRGTLNDPADRDEGWSVEIAFPWAALAEYAHKPAPPRVGDEWRVNFSRVEWVHEVVEGRYRRKAGLKEDNWVWSPQGLVNMHVPEKWGFVAFQGTVY, translated from the coding sequence ATGCTTTGGATCCTGTTGTTGTTGGCCGCGGGCGATGTTCCCAAGAGATACGAGTGCGGGCGCGCGCGCGAAGCGCCGGTGATCGACGGGCGGCTGGACGATGCCGCGTGGGCGAGGGCGCCGTGGACGGATGCGTTCGTGGATATCGAAGGCGACGCGAAACCCGCGCCGCGATTCCGGACGCGAGCCAAGATGCTGTGGGACGACAAATACTTCTACGTGGCAGCCGAGATGGAAGAGCCGCACGTGTGGGGGACGCTTACGAAGCACGATTCGGTGATTTTCCACGACAACGACTTCGAGGTGTTTATCGATCCGAACGGCGACACCAACGAGTACTACGAGTTCGAGATGAACGCGCTGAACACGGGGTGGGATTTGTTTCTCGACAAACCCTACCGATTCAAGGGAAAGGCGCGCAACGAGTGGGAGATCCCGGGGTTGAAGACGGGCGTGCACGTTCGGGGGACTCTCAACGATCCGGCGGACCGCGACGAGGGGTGGAGCGTGGAGATCGCGTTCCCGTGGGCGGCGCTGGCCGAGTACGCGCACAAGCCGGCGCCGCCGCGGGTGGGCGATGAATGGCGGGTGAACTTCTCGCGGGTGGAGTGGGTGCACGAGGTGGTGGAGGGGCGGTACCGGAGGAAGGCGGGGTTGAAGGAGGACAACTGGGTGTGGTCGCCGCAAGGGCTGGTGAACATGCACGTGCCGGAGAAGTGGGGGTTTGTGGCGTTCCAGGGGACGGTATACTAG
- a CDS encoding alpha/beta hydrolase, with product MTPWPPADPDTLAFNARLERILAGVPPPNTVPPAKTRRDREEGRGPFGPLKLLDGATTRGIPGPAGDIALRVFAPPAPTGVYLHFHGGGWTLGGPHHQDPLLWDLARACNVTVVSVDYRLAPENPYPAGPDDCEAAALWLAQNAAAEFQTDRLFLGGESAGAHLAALTLLRLRDRHGLTPFAAANLTYGIFDLSVTPSAANWGDRYFILSTPIIHWFGDQFLPPEFRRRDPAISPLYANLRGLPPAIFTVGAEDPLLDDTLFMHARWHAAGNRAELAVYPGGAHAFNVFPIPIAAAANARIHAFLNSIRP from the coding sequence GTGACCCCCTGGCCCCCCGCCGACCCCGATACCCTCGCCTTCAACGCTCGCCTCGAACGCATCCTCGCCGGCGTGCCCCCGCCCAACACTGTCCCGCCCGCGAAAACCCGTCGCGACCGCGAGGAGGGCCGCGGCCCCTTCGGCCCGCTCAAGCTTCTCGACGGCGCAACCACCCGCGGCATCCCCGGCCCCGCCGGCGACATCGCCCTCCGCGTCTTCGCTCCGCCCGCCCCCACCGGCGTCTATCTCCACTTCCACGGTGGCGGCTGGACCCTCGGCGGTCCGCACCACCAGGACCCGCTCCTCTGGGACCTCGCCCGCGCCTGCAACGTCACCGTCGTCAGCGTCGACTACCGCCTCGCGCCCGAGAATCCCTACCCCGCCGGTCCGGACGATTGCGAAGCCGCCGCGCTCTGGCTCGCCCAAAACGCCGCCGCCGAGTTCCAAACGGACCGCCTCTTCCTCGGGGGCGAATCGGCCGGCGCCCACCTCGCCGCCCTCACCTTACTCCGCCTTCGGGACCGTCACGGACTTACTCCCTTCGCCGCCGCCAATCTTACTTACGGCATCTTCGATCTCTCCGTAACTCCAAGCGCTGCCAACTGGGGCGACCGCTACTTCATCCTCAGCACGCCCATCATCCATTGGTTCGGCGATCAATTCCTGCCACCCGAGTTTCGCCGCCGGGATCCCGCTATCTCGCCCCTCTACGCCAACCTCCGCGGCCTGCCCCCGGCCATCTTCACCGTCGGCGCCGAAGATCCGCTCCTCGACGACACGCTGTTCATGCACGCCCGCTGGCACGCCGCCGGCAATCGCGCCGAACTCGCCGTCTACCCCGGCGGGGCGCACGCGTTCAACGTTTTTCCCATTCCCATCGCCGCTGCCGCCAACGCCCGCATCCACGCGTTTCTGAACTCCATCCGGCCATGA
- a CDS encoding SIMPL domain-containing protein (The SIMPL domain is named for its presence in mouse protein SIMPL (signalling molecule that associates with mouse pelle-like kinase). Bacterial member BP26, from Brucella, was shown to assemble into a channel-like structure, while YggE from E. coli has been associated with resistance to oxidative stress.) has protein sequence MHAQLDGVTTTALRTVDFAPEQATFNVAAAVPAETTLEAVLEAVGDLGLSSRNLSGIQPQQFGPQPEQSRLQYQFTITIPVDQLRAFQDRIAATRRETKRRLTGELLTEARREAEVLAQAAGKGVGEVLSVSEAPQAYAGAIIAGGFGFVPSNLQGTFSVTVRFALATSRGGATGGGVQ, from the coding sequence CTGCACGCCCAACTCGACGGCGTCACTACCACCGCCCTGCGAACGGTCGACTTCGCGCCCGAGCAGGCGACCTTCAACGTCGCCGCCGCCGTGCCCGCCGAGACCACGCTCGAAGCCGTACTCGAGGCCGTCGGCGACCTTGGACTCTCTTCGCGCAACCTTTCCGGAATCCAGCCGCAGCAGTTCGGCCCGCAACCGGAGCAATCGCGGCTGCAGTATCAGTTCACCATCACGATTCCGGTCGATCAACTGCGAGCCTTCCAGGACCGCATCGCCGCCACCCGCCGCGAAACCAAGCGCCGCCTCACCGGCGAGTTGCTCACGGAAGCGCGCCGCGAGGCCGAGGTGCTCGCGCAGGCCGCCGGTAAAGGCGTCGGAGAAGTGCTCAGTGTTTCGGAAGCGCCGCAGGCCTACGCCGGCGCCATCATTGCCGGCGGGTTCGGATTCGTCCCCAGCAACCTCCAGGGGACGTTCTCGGTGACGGTCCGCTTCGCCCTCGCCACCTCGCGCGGCGGCGCCACCGGAGGCGGCGTTCAGTAG
- a CDS encoding amidohydrolase family protein has protein sequence MTDIIDAHVHVWTQDTAAYPRAPGAAPWNPPHFPPEALFENTRPNGIKRIVLIQPGAYRFDNSYMLDAIRNHPAVFSGVAIIDHTAPDAEAEMVRLRERGVRGFRITPGKDPDGWLDTPGMIRMWAAGHRHGQAMCPLMGPNAIPSVHRAAARAPETRVVIDHLARIGGSGRIDPAEVQALCALARHPNVYVKVSAFYALGRKQPPYLDLVPLIRQVYDAFGPRRLMWASDGPFQAQPPHSFAASLAVIERHCPFLTAEDKEWLLRKTAESVFFI, from the coding sequence ATGACCGACATCATCGACGCCCACGTTCACGTATGGACCCAGGACACCGCCGCCTACCCGCGCGCCCCCGGCGCCGCGCCCTGGAATCCTCCCCACTTCCCGCCCGAAGCCCTCTTCGAAAACACGCGCCCTAACGGCATCAAGCGCATCGTGCTCATCCAGCCCGGCGCCTACCGCTTCGACAACTCCTACATGCTCGACGCCATCCGCAACCACCCCGCCGTCTTCTCCGGCGTCGCCATCATTGACCACACCGCCCCCGACGCCGAAGCCGAGATGGTCCGCCTCCGCGAGCGTGGAGTCCGCGGTTTCCGCATCACCCCCGGCAAAGACCCCGATGGCTGGCTCGACACACCGGGAATGATCCGCATGTGGGCCGCCGGCCACCGCCACGGCCAGGCCATGTGCCCGCTCATGGGCCCCAACGCGATCCCCTCCGTCCACCGCGCCGCCGCCCGCGCGCCCGAAACACGCGTGGTCATCGATCATCTCGCTCGGATCGGCGGCTCCGGCCGCATTGACCCGGCCGAGGTGCAGGCCCTCTGCGCCCTCGCCCGCCACCCCAACGTCTACGTGAAGGTCTCGGCCTTTTACGCGCTCGGCCGGAAGCAGCCGCCGTACCTCGATCTCGTCCCGCTCATCCGTCAGGTCTACGATGCCTTCGGCCCGCGCCGGCTGATGTGGGCCAGCGACGGTCCCTTCCAGGCCCAGCCGCCCCATTCCTTCGCCGCTTCGCTCGCCGTGATCGAGCGCCACTGCCCGTTCCTCACCGCGGAAGACAAGGAATGGCTCCTCCGAAAGACTGCCGAAAGCGTGTTCTTCATATAA